A stretch of the Tachysurus fulvidraco isolate hzauxx_2018 chromosome 18, HZAU_PFXX_2.0, whole genome shotgun sequence genome encodes the following:
- the tekt4 gene encoding tektin-4, translated as MSTQVLSARPRNGANAEESQRYSGTSACLATAGYRSAKYTPDDWFSNNRAVLNRAAAESASALRIQHVSKALRAETEATGALLQADGTRHLGERLQNIHFLRSELESHIARLLADTERLVTLKRRLEKALRATEIPFAIATDNLMCRERRSGPDLVQDRVEEELLKEVDLIKSIQALLKKTLDQTVSQIRLNRNAQQVLELDWSDKHEAYSLDDECGRYRNTSTNTQHHANSATAQHLVCDVNGWMGFTHSNVAQAEREEEASAALCVLCERVLQETAEDLQAQSDTVNEAFTQRCYELTHTKSELELQLKQVLEQITSQERNISSLQQAVFDKEAPLRVAQTRLHTRALRPNMELCRDQPQISLLSEVEQISGGVCVLQQQLCEARDSLTRLEENRMLLEKDIGCKTNSLLIDREKCIKHRTLYPTVLTLSGY; from the exons ATGTCTACTCAGGTTTTATCTGCGCGGCCACGGAACGGCGCGAACGCGGAGGAAAGCCAACGATATTCCGGCACTTCCGCCTGTCTCGCGACGGCTGGTTACCGTTCGGCTAAATACACCCCGGATGACTGGTTCTCTAACAACCGCGCCGTGCTCAACCGGGCCGCCGCCGAGAGCGCGAGCGCCTTGAGGATTCAGCACGTGTCTAAAGCCCTCCGTGCGGAGACCGAGGCTACCGGCGCGCTCCTGCAGGCCGACGGCACCAGACACCTGGGCGAGCGCCTGCAGAACATCCACTTCCTGAGGTCGGAGCTGGAGAGTCACATCGCGCGTCTGCTGGCGGACACCGAGCGGCTCGTGACGCTGAAGCGGAGGCTGGAGAAAGCGCTGCGCGCCACCGAGATCCCGTTCGCCATCGCCACGGATAACCTGATGTGCAGAGAGAGACGCTCAGGACCAGACCTGGTTCAGGACCGAGTGGAGGAAGAACTTCTCAAA GAAGTGGATCTGATTAAGAGCATCCAGGCTCTGCTGAAGAAAACTCTGGATCAAACTGTCAGTCAGATCCG GCTGAACAGGAACGCTCAGCAGGTTCTGGAACTTGACTGGTCTGATAAACATGAAGCCTACAGTCTGGACGATGAGTGTGGACGCTATCGCAAcaccagcacaaacacacaacatcatgCTAACTCAGCTACAGCACAACATCT agtgtgtgatgtgaacggGTGGATGGGGTTCACTCACAGTAACGTGGCTCAGGCTGAGCGTGAGGAGGAGGCAAGTGCGgcgctgtgtgtgttgtgtgagcgCGTGCTGCAGGAGACTGCTGAGGACCTGCAGGCTCAGAGTGACACAGTGAACGAAGCTTTCACACAGCGCTGCtatgagctcacacacaccaagagCGAGCTGGAGCTGCAACTTaaacag gtactGGAGCAGATCACGTCTCAGGAGAGAAATATAAGCTCTCTGCAGCAGGCCGTGTTTGATAAAGAGGCTCCTCTGCGTGTGGCTCAGACCCGTTTGCACACCAGAGCACTAAGACCCAACATGGAGCTGTGCAGAGACCAGCCTCagatcag tcTGCTGAGTGAGGTGGAGCAGATCTcaggcggtgtgtgtgttctgcagcaGCAGTTGTGTGAGGCGCGTGACTCTCTCACTCGGCTGGAGGAGAACAGGATGCTGCTGGAGAAAGACATTGGCTGTAAAACCAACTCGCTGCTCATCGACCGGGAGAAGTGTATAAAGCACCGTACACTGTACCCCACTGTACTCACACTGTCTggatactga